In the genome of Pristis pectinata isolate sPriPec2 chromosome 10, sPriPec2.1.pri, whole genome shotgun sequence, one region contains:
- the LOC127575037 gene encoding LOW QUALITY PROTEIN: ubiquitin-conjugating enzyme E2 A-like (The sequence of the model RefSeq protein was modified relative to this genomic sequence to represent the inferred CDS: inserted 2 bases in 1 codon) codes for MSTPARRRLMRDFKRLQEDPPAGVSGAPSENNIMVWNAVIFGPEGTAFEDGTFKLXMEFTEEYPNKPPTVRFVSKMFHPNVYADGSICLDILQNRWSPTYDVSSILTSIQSLLDEPNPNSPANSQAAQLYQENKREYEKRVSAIVEQSWRDC; via the exons ATGTCAACCCCCGCACGGAGGCGCCTCATGAGGGACTTCAAACGGTTGCAGGAGGATCCTCCGGCTGGCGTGAGCGGAGCGCCCTCGGAGAACAACATTATGGTGTGGAATGCGGTTATATTCGGGCCGGAAGGAACCGCCTTTGAAGATGGTACTTTTAAACT AATGGAATTCACAGAAGAATACCCAAACAAGCCACCCACAGTTAGATttgtttcaaaaatgtttcatcCAAATGTCTATGCAGATGGCAGTATATGTCTGGATATACTGCAGAATCGCTGGAGTCCAACTTATGATGTGTCTTCAATTTTAACTTCAATACAGTCCTTACTGGATGAGCCAAATCCGAACAGCCCAGCCAACAGTCAGGCGGCACAGCTGTATCAGGAGAACAAACGAGAATATGAAAAGCGGGTATCTGCAATAGTGGAACAGAGCTGGCGGGATTGTTGA